TTTAGGTGAAGCAACTAGCATAATCTCTGAAAGGATTCTGAGACTAATAAAATTTACTGGTGACTTATCATTTTCACATTTAACTGTAAGCAATTATTCATTGTTTGACGCGTTCATATTCTACATTCTGCTTGCTGTCTTTCTCTTCTATATAGTTCGATTTGAAAATTTACGCGCAAAATTGATTTTGTTTATTCTTATTGTTACCAACACATTTATAATTTCATCAGTGGATAATGAAGAACTTCTTCCCGATGGATACCTGAACGTTGTTATGATTGACGTGGGACAGGGGGATGCTTTTCTAATAAAGTTTCCAAATGGAAAAACAACTTTAGTTGATGCGGGAAATACTACTATCACTTTCGATAACGGCGAAAGAGTTATAATTCCATTACTGAATTATCTTGGAATAAAAAAAATTGATTACGGAATTGTGACTCACATTGATTCGGATCATTATGGAGGATATGTTGCACTGATTCTAGAAGGACTGATAGGGGAAATAATAAAACCAGAAATTGATTCATCATTAAGTAAAGATTTGAGATTTGAAGAATTCGTAAACGAGAGAAACATTCCAATCCGTTACTATCGTGAGGAGAAAATGATGATAGATAATACAGCAATATATTTTCTTTACGGGAATGAAATAAAAAACATTGCTGGTGAATCAACGAATAATCGAAGTGGCATTTTCAAGTTGGTCTATGGTGAAAATAGCTTTCTGTTTACAGGTGATGTTGAAAAAGAAGTAGAAAGATTTTATGCTGATAAGTATCGGGATTTTCTGGATTCTGATGTTTTAAAAGTTGGTCATCACGGCAGTAAAACCAGTTCATCTGATAATTTTCTTAAATATGTCTCGCCTAAAATCAGTTTGATAAGTGCTGGATTTAAAAATAAATTTGGACATCCTGTTAATGATGTTTTAGTAAAGCTGGAAGAATCTGGTTCTCTCATCTACAGAACAGATATCCAAAAAGCTATAGTTCTAAGGTCTGATGGAAAACAAATAATAAAAGTTAACTGGTAATTTTTTTATTAATAATCAAGAATGAAAAATGAGTACAAATAAAATTGAGGTGGGAATAATTATGGGAAGCGATTCAGATCTTCCAATAATGGAGGACGCAGTTAAGCTTCTCAAGGAATTTGAAGTGGGATATGAAGTTAAAGTTCTCTCTGCACATCGTACACCAAATCAACATGCTGAATATGCAAGTTCGGCAGTTGATAGAGGTTTAAAAGTTATAATAGCGGCTGCAGGTGGTGCGGCACATCTTCCCGGTGTTACTGCTGCACAGACAATACTTCCGGTTATCGGCGTTCCAATTAAAGGAAAATCTCTGGATGGGATGGATGCGTTGCTTTCGATAGTACAAATGCCTCCGGGAATTCCTGTGGCAACAGTCGCTATAAATGGCGCTAAAAATGCTGCGATACTTGCACTCAATATTTTAGGTGTTGCTAATCAGGGCATTCAAAAAAAACTTCAGGATTATAAGAAATCGATGGAGAAGGATTCCATGGCAAAAAATGATAAGATAAAAATCTGATTTTATTTTGATTGGTAAGATTATTGTTGCTTAAAAAGTTCGTTTTATTATCAAATAAAAATTTGCATTAAAAGTTAAAATTTGGTAAGATTGAGAGTAATTTTTAGTTACAAAAATTAATTTTATAATTTCCTCTCGATCAATTACGGATTGATAACAGTTAATCAATGAATAATTTTTGGTTACTACTTCTAACTAACTTATCTCTAACTAATTTCAGGAGGGTCTCTCTATGAGGATACTTTTCAAATTATCATTTATCATGATCACTCTTCTATGGAGTGCTCTGATATTTTCTCAGCAATCGGCTTTA
This region of bacterium genomic DNA includes:
- the purE gene encoding 5-(carboxyamino)imidazole ribonucleotide mutase: MSTNKIEVGIIMGSDSDLPIMEDAVKLLKEFEVGYEVKVLSAHRTPNQHAEYASSAVDRGLKVIIAAAGGAAHLPGVTAAQTILPVIGVPIKGKSLDGMDALLSIVQMPPGIPVATVAINGAKNAAILALNILGVANQGIQKKLQDYKKSMEKDSMAKNDKIKI